DNA from Sphingomonas psychrotolerans:
CGAGACGCGCGACGACGGCGCGCATCTCTGCATCCCCGACGATCTCGGCTATCCGGTCACCGAGGAGCCGCTGGCGCGGGCAATCCGCGCATGAAAACGCTCCGTCAGGCGATCCTCGCCGTCGTGATCTTCGCTGTGCTGCTCCTCGTCTTTTTCGCGATCTACGCGACCGTCCGCAATCGCCCGCAGGATCTGCCCTGGACCCGGCTCGACCTCGGCCAGCCGATCGGCGCCTTCACCGGCCGCAAGCTCGCCGGACTGACCGACAATTTCGCCGAATGCCGGGCGCTGCTCCAGTCGGCGGGGGTGCGCTACACGATCCTGCCGACGGTCAAATCGGGCGAGCGATGCGGCTATGTCGACGGCTTGCGCTTCGCCCCCGGCGGCGCGCAGCGAATCGGCTTCAGTCCCGCGCGGCTGGGCGTCTCTTGCCCGGTCGCCGCCGGCCTCGCGATGTGGGAATGGAACGTCCTTCAGCCCGCCGCGCAGAAACATTTCGGCGCGCGGGTCGAGCGAGTCGAGCATCTCGGCAGCTATTCCTGCCGCCGTCTCTACGGCCGCAGCGCGGGCGACTGGAGCGAGCATGCCACCGCCGACGCGATCGACGTGGCGGGCTTCCGGCTTTCCGACGGTACCCACATCAG
Protein-coding regions in this window:
- a CDS encoding extensin-like domain-containing protein; this translates as MKTLRQAILAVVIFAVLLLVFFAIYATVRNRPQDLPWTRLDLGQPIGAFTGRKLAGLTDNFAECRALLQSAGVRYTILPTVKSGERCGYVDGLRFAPGGAQRIGFSPARLGVSCPVAAGLAMWEWNVLQPAAQKHFGARVERVEHLGSYSCRRLYGRSAGDWSEHATADAIDVAGFRLSDGTHISVLGDWDKGGEKAAFLREVRTGGCKLFSTVLSPDYNAAHRDHLHLDQATRGEMGWRACR